One region of Campylobacter concisus genomic DNA includes:
- the nuoL gene encoding NADH-quinone oxidoreductase subunit L, whose amino-acid sequence MTLFCISLFFPLLSFIISGLFSHNSKNFLLGIFCSLLMIISTTASLMLTASLGIDEPLNLSLKEFINFGGLDLNFGFYLDAISLVMLSTVGIVASIVHIYSVGYMKDDASFNRFFSYLGLFVFCMNVLVSSDNFIGLFIGWEGVGLCSWLLIGFWYKRPSANVAANEAFIMNRVADLAMLVGIFYIFYSFGSLKFSEVFNARSDFSGLNLGIIATLLFIGAMGKSAQFPFHTWLANAMEGPTPVSALIHAATMVTAGVYLVVRANFIFINAPEVSHFIAYLGTFVAIFAASIALVHNDLKKIIAYSTLSQLGYMFVAAGLGAYKIALFHLVTHAFFKSLLFLCAGNVMHAMNDELNIKKMGGLYKFMKPTVLLSIIASCALAGFYPFAGFFSKDKILEVAFSENKFLWIILLFGAVLTAFYSFRLVMLVFFTKPKSEKHVHEAKNYMLAGMAALGVLSIISGFFWSNFSVFLEKSLKDFPLNLSHGSEIFLLILTLGLVLTSAGFAVFAYKKEIFKENICESRIYKILQSAYFIPKFYEKFFINGYILISQICKKIDEIIIDRSVDLVATALNKFAFLANKMQSGDLSIMLRFMVAGFALLLSFIFLLNGAK is encoded by the coding sequence ATGACTTTATTTTGCATTTCACTATTTTTCCCACTTCTTAGCTTTATCATTTCTGGACTTTTTTCACATAACAGTAAAAATTTTTTACTTGGTATCTTTTGCTCACTTTTAATGATAATTAGCACAACCGCCTCACTCATGCTAACAGCTAGCCTTGGCATAGATGAACCGCTAAATTTATCACTAAAAGAATTTATAAATTTTGGCGGTCTGGATTTAAATTTTGGCTTCTATCTTGACGCCATTAGCCTTGTTATGCTTAGCACCGTTGGTATCGTGGCAAGCATCGTGCATATCTACTCGGTTGGCTATATGAAAGATGATGCAAGCTTTAACCGCTTTTTTAGTTATCTTGGGCTCTTTGTCTTTTGCATGAACGTCCTTGTCTCAAGCGATAACTTTATAGGGTTATTTATTGGCTGGGAGGGCGTTGGACTTTGCTCGTGGCTACTCATTGGCTTTTGGTATAAAAGGCCTAGTGCAAACGTCGCTGCAAACGAAGCCTTTATTATGAATAGAGTCGCTGATCTAGCCATGCTTGTTGGCATTTTTTATATATTTTATAGCTTTGGCTCACTTAAATTTAGCGAGGTTTTTAACGCTAGAAGCGACTTTTCTGGGCTAAATTTAGGCATCATTGCCACACTTCTTTTTATCGGTGCCATGGGCAAAAGCGCGCAGTTTCCATTTCACACCTGGCTCGCAAACGCTATGGAGGGGCCAACTCCAGTTTCTGCACTCATCCACGCAGCGACCATGGTAACAGCTGGCGTCTATCTAGTCGTGCGAGCAAATTTTATCTTTATAAATGCACCTGAAGTCTCGCACTTTATCGCTTACCTTGGCACATTTGTAGCGATATTTGCGGCTAGCATCGCGCTTGTGCATAATGACCTTAAAAAGATCATCGCTTACTCGACACTTTCGCAACTTGGCTATATGTTCGTAGCTGCTGGACTCGGCGCTTATAAGATCGCACTTTTTCACCTTGTCACGCACGCATTTTTTAAGTCGCTTCTCTTTTTATGCGCTGGTAACGTCATGCACGCGATGAATGATGAGCTAAATATCAAAAAAATGGGCGGACTTTATAAATTTATGAAGCCAACTGTGCTACTTTCTATCATCGCAAGCTGTGCGCTGGCTGGCTTTTATCCATTTGCTGGCTTTTTCTCTAAAGATAAAATTTTAGAGGTTGCTTTTAGTGAGAATAAATTTTTATGGATTATTTTACTCTTTGGTGCCGTACTTACGGCATTTTATAGCTTTAGGCTCGTTATGCTCGTCTTTTTTACAAAGCCAAAGAGCGAGAAACACGTGCATGAAGCTAAAAACTACATGCTAGCTGGCATGGCAGCGCTTGGTGTGCTCTCGATCATTAGCGGCTTTTTTTGGAGCAACTTTAGTGTATTTTTAGAAAAAAGCTTAAAAGATTTTCCACTAAATTTATCTCACGGCAGCGAAATTTTTTTACTTATTTTAACACTTGGTCTAGTGCTAACAAGTGCTGGCTTTGCTGTATTTGCCTATAAAAAAGAAATTTTTAAAGAGAACATTTGTGAGAGTAGAATTTATAAAATTTTGCAAAGTGCCTACTTTATCCCAAAATTTTATGAGAAATTTTTTATAAATGGCTACATTTTGATCTCACAAATTTGTAAAAAGATTGATGAGATTATAATCGATCGTAGTGTCGATCTAGTCGCAACAGCGCTAAATAAATTTGCATTTTTAGCAAATAAAATGCAAAGCGGCGACTTAAGCATCATGCTTAGATTTATGGTCGCAGGATTTGCCTTGCTTTTAAGCTTTATATTTTTATTAAACGGAGCCAAATAA
- a CDS encoding NADH-quinone oxidoreductase subunit J, producing MYESFAFYLFSTLILVSFSFSVFCKNALNAVSALAAGMVFISAIFFLLGAEFLGVVQIIVYTGAVVVLYAFAMMFFDSSKECEPKSNKRAKIIVYLLSSFVALLLIFIFLAPIYSVKLESLDPVVSELGNIEAIGILLFSKYLIAFEMCAVMLLVAMVAGIILIHKDLNTQNTLEEML from the coding sequence ATGTATGAGAGCTTTGCATTTTATCTTTTTAGTACCTTGATTTTGGTGAGCTTTTCTTTTAGCGTATTTTGTAAAAACGCATTAAACGCGGTCTCAGCTTTGGCTGCTGGCATGGTCTTTATCTCGGCTATATTTTTCTTGCTTGGAGCGGAGTTTTTGGGTGTAGTGCAGATAATAGTCTACACAGGTGCTGTGGTCGTTTTATACGCATTTGCAATGATGTTTTTTGATAGCAGCAAAGAGTGTGAACCAAAAAGTAACAAAAGGGCGAAGATTATTGTCTATCTTTTAAGTAGCTTTGTAGCACTGCTTTTGATATTTATATTTCTAGCGCCTATTTATAGCGTTAAGCTTGAGAGTTTAGATCCAGTGGTTAGTGAGCTTGGCAATATCGAGGCTATTGGAATTTTGCTTTTTAGCAAGTATTTGATCGCTTTTGAGATGTGTGCTGTAATGCTTCTTGTGGCAATGGTTGCTGGCATTATCTTGATACACAAAGACCTAAATACTCAAAATACGCTAGAGGAGATGCTATGA
- a CDS encoding NADH-quinone oxidoreductase subunit M: MLSVIIFFPAISAILGFLIENKSIKFYGASIALIELLLAIFICVNVDFQGYDFVLTHQVQLIQSLNISYFVGIDTISLALIVLSAFMSFISIAALSDDGNLKHLVISVLFLESTMMGVFSALDMILFYSFWELSLIPLLYIIGAFGSKNRIYAAIKFFIYTFLGSVFMLVAIIFIGYLCYQKSGVFSFSLLDWYKLGIGQSTQIWLFLAFFFAFGVKTPLFPFHTWLPYAHGQAPTIGSVLLASVLLKMGTYGFVRFSLPLFPDASLLLSGFVCVIAIIMIIHAALVAYAQSDMKQVIAYSSISHMGVIMLGIFSLNLIGLGGSIFLMISHGIVSGALFLLVGVIYERAHTKEICEFGGLAKVMPKYALIFFIATLASIGLPLTIGFVGEFLSLLGVFKLNKLFALLGGFSIIVGAVYMLVLYKRVFFGECKEKNLSLKDLNFKELAALVPLCLLIIALGVAPNLILKPLEPSVQNIISKMQTRAVNSDTKDKILSLNGGSKL; encoded by the coding sequence ATGCTAAGTGTAATCATATTTTTCCCTGCAATAAGCGCAATACTTGGCTTTTTAATAGAAAATAAAAGCATAAAATTTTATGGAGCAAGCATCGCTCTCATAGAGCTTTTGCTAGCCATTTTTATCTGCGTCAATGTCGATTTTCAGGGTTATGACTTTGTTCTAACGCATCAAGTCCAGCTTATACAAAGCCTAAATATCAGCTATTTTGTCGGCATCGACACCATTTCGCTAGCACTTATCGTACTTAGTGCATTTATGAGTTTCATCTCTATCGCAGCCCTTAGCGATGATGGAAATTTAAAGCACCTTGTTATTAGCGTACTATTTTTAGAGAGCACGATGATGGGCGTCTTTAGCGCGCTTGATATGATCTTGTTTTACAGCTTTTGGGAGCTTAGCCTCATACCACTACTTTACATCATCGGCGCATTTGGTAGTAAAAATAGAATTTATGCTGCGATTAAATTTTTCATCTATACATTTTTAGGCTCTGTCTTTATGCTAGTAGCGATCATCTTTATCGGCTATTTGTGCTATCAAAAAAGTGGCGTCTTTAGCTTTAGCCTGCTTGACTGGTATAAGCTTGGTATCGGACAGAGCACTCAAATTTGGCTATTTTTAGCATTTTTCTTCGCCTTTGGTGTGAAAACTCCGCTATTTCCATTTCACACGTGGCTACCTTACGCACACGGACAGGCTCCGACTATCGGTTCAGTGCTACTTGCTAGCGTGCTTTTAAAGATGGGTACTTACGGCTTTGTGAGATTTTCACTTCCACTTTTTCCAGATGCGAGCCTGCTTTTAAGTGGCTTTGTCTGTGTCATAGCTATCATTATGATCATCCACGCAGCCCTTGTTGCCTACGCACAAAGCGACATGAAGCAAGTGATCGCTTATAGCTCCATTTCACACATGGGCGTCATCATGCTTGGCATCTTTTCACTAAATTTAATAGGCCTTGGTGGCTCAATATTTTTGATGATAAGCCATGGCATCGTAAGTGGTGCGCTATTTTTGTTAGTTGGTGTCATCTATGAGAGAGCTCACACAAAAGAAATTTGCGAATTTGGCGGCCTTGCTAAGGTTATGCCAAAGTATGCGCTTATATTTTTTATAGCAACGCTTGCAAGTATCGGTCTGCCGCTAACCATTGGCTTTGTGGGCGAGTTTTTGAGCCTGCTTGGCGTCTTTAAGCTAAACAAGCTCTTTGCGCTACTTGGTGGCTTTAGCATCATCGTGGGCGCTGTTTATATGCTAGTGCTTTATAAAAGGGTTTTTTTTGGCGAGTGTAAGGAGAAAAATTTAAGCCTTAAGGATCTAAATTTTAAAGAGTTAGCCGCTCTTGTGCCACTTTGCTTGCTCATAATCGCTCTTGGTGTTGCTCCAAATTTAATCCTAAAACCACTTGAGCCAAGCGTGCAAAATATCATAAGCAAAATGCAAACTAGAGCCGTAAATAGCGACACAAAGGATAAAATTTTATCTTTAAATGGTGGGAGCAAACTATGA
- the nuoN gene encoding NADH-quinone oxidoreductase subunit NuoN, whose amino-acid sequence MNEIAFLDLKEISLSSVAPMLSMIIFALFILIVGTIKKDLSRNFYCVFCIIAIFVNLGLILDFNGLSLSFWDMLLVDGVSVISQVIILIASALFIPLALSTKEYFEYKIYEYYALFLFMIAGFLFMVSSNNLLIIFLGLEISSLCLYTLIALHNKAKSVEAAIKYFAMGSLSAGFFAMAIAMFYLATNSIDIARIGVVIKDLSLNQNLIILLGCVFIASAIGFKLSLIPFHTWIPDVYEGSNAPLAGYMSIVPKVAAFIVALRIFAMLEGSQILWIKDMLYIIAVLTMSLANIMALVQKDVKRMLAFSSIAHAGVVLCALVANSHEANVALFFYWVMFLFANLGAFSMLWVARCDDVVCWDKRFKHPFEKFSGLIKILPSYAVIMGIFMIALAGIPPFSVFWGKMALISSLIKSDYVVLGVIIMINSAIAIYYYLKLIVFMFLKEPIVKDKNLYTANISMALKVIVGIAVAGTAFSFLFSGAILEFIEHFVFASGF is encoded by the coding sequence ATGAACGAAATAGCCTTTTTAGATCTAAAAGAAATTTCTTTATCTTCAGTTGCTCCAATGCTTAGTATGATAATCTTTGCGCTTTTTATCTTAATCGTTGGCACCATAAAAAAAGATCTTTCAAGAAATTTCTACTGCGTATTTTGTATCATCGCAATATTTGTAAATTTGGGCCTAATACTTGATTTTAACGGTCTTAGCCTTAGCTTTTGGGATATGCTTTTGGTTGATGGCGTTTCGGTCATTTCTCAAGTCATTATCTTAATCGCCTCAGCCCTTTTTATCCCACTCGCACTTAGCACAAAAGAGTATTTTGAGTATAAAATTTACGAGTACTACGCGCTATTTTTGTTTATGATCGCTGGATTTTTGTTTATGGTGAGCTCAAACAACCTACTCATCATCTTTTTAGGTCTTGAGATCAGCTCGCTTTGCCTCTACACCCTAATCGCCCTTCACAACAAGGCAAAAAGCGTCGAGGCTGCTATCAAATACTTCGCGATGGGCTCGCTCTCAGCTGGCTTTTTTGCGATGGCAATAGCGATGTTTTATCTAGCGACAAACTCAATAGACATCGCTCGTATCGGCGTTGTGATAAAAGATCTTAGCCTAAATCAAAATTTGATCATCTTACTTGGCTGCGTTTTCATCGCCTCGGCCATTGGCTTTAAGCTCTCACTCATACCATTTCACACATGGATACCAGACGTTTATGAAGGCTCAAATGCCCCACTTGCTGGCTATATGTCGATCGTGCCAAAGGTGGCAGCTTTTATCGTCGCGTTAAGAATTTTCGCGATGCTTGAGGGCTCACAAATTTTGTGGATAAAAGATATGCTCTACATCATCGCCGTGCTTACGATGAGCCTTGCGAACATCATGGCGCTAGTGCAAAAAGACGTAAAAAGGATGCTTGCTTTTAGCTCAATAGCTCACGCTGGTGTCGTACTCTGTGCGCTTGTGGCAAATTCTCACGAGGCAAATGTCGCCTTATTTTTTTACTGGGTTATGTTTTTGTTTGCAAATTTGGGCGCATTTTCTATGCTTTGGGTGGCAAGGTGCGATGATGTCGTCTGCTGGGACAAGCGCTTTAAACACCCATTTGAGAAATTTTCAGGGCTTATAAAAATTTTACCAAGTTACGCCGTAATAATGGGAATTTTTATGATCGCCCTTGCTGGCATACCGCCTTTTAGCGTCTTTTGGGGCAAGATGGCGCTTATCTCATCGCTCATAAAATCTGATTACGTCGTGCTTGGCGTTATAATCATGATAAATTCTGCCATTGCGATTTATTACTATTTAAAGCTAATCGTCTTTATGTTTTTAAAAGAGCCGATCGTAAAAGATAAAAATCTCTACACCGCAAATATCTCGATGGCGCTAAAAGTAATTGTTGGCATTGCGGTAGCTGGAACGGCCTTTTCGTTTTTATTTTCTGGAGCTATTTTGGAATTTATTGAGCATTTTGTCTTTGCTTCAGGATTTTAG
- the nuoK gene encoding NADH-quinone oxidoreductase subunit NuoK, translating into MIGLTHYLILASLVFVIGLIGIMRRRNLIMLFFSSEILLNSANIALAAISKYHFDLTGQIVAFFIVAIAASEVAVGLGLLVLWYKKTGSISLDSMTNMKG; encoded by the coding sequence ATGATAGGACTTACTCACTACCTCATCCTTGCAAGTCTAGTCTTTGTCATAGGGCTAATTGGCATAATGCGAAGAAGAAATTTAATCATGCTATTTTTCTCAAGTGAAATTTTACTAAACTCGGCAAATATCGCACTCGCGGCTATCTCAAAATACCACTTTGATCTAACCGGGCAAATAGTTGCATTTTTTATAGTGGCTATCGCTGCTAGCGAGGTCGCCGTGGGGTTAGGGCTACTAGTGCTTTGGTACAAAAAGACTGGCAGCATTAGCCTAGATTCGATGACAAATATGAAAGGCTAA